In Myxococcus stipitatus, the following are encoded in one genomic region:
- a CDS encoding FAD/NAD(P)-binding oxidoreductase: MVTPDEDCGCKDPVTTPMPLVAPVNERHRVLIIGGGTAGICVAARLTRLGQKGIAILEPSERHYYQPLWTLVGAGEARVEDTVRDEASLIPRGVKWLKDAAMEVDPVRQEVRTRGGLRVGYDFLVVAPGIQLDWDKVAGLRDALETEHVSSNYDVKLAPKTWRMLQSFKGGTALFTHPSTPVKCAGAPQKIMYLAADHFRRTGILERSEVIFGSGAKAIFGVQPFARVLEDVVKRYGIHTRFSHNLVAVDGARREAVFETTQDGRTTRITQRYDILHVTPPQSAPDFIKNSPLTSREGTCVGWVRADKHTLQHPSYPNVFALGDASDLPTSRTGAAIRKQAPVLVQNLRAVMDGRAPTARYDGYASCPLTTAYGKLLLAEFDYDGKPTPSFPFIDTLQERRDMWVMKKHGLPQLYWKWMMRGRG; encoded by the coding sequence ATGGTGACGCCCGATGAGGACTGCGGCTGCAAGGACCCGGTGACCACACCGATGCCGCTCGTGGCCCCGGTGAATGAGCGCCACCGCGTCCTCATCATCGGCGGAGGCACCGCCGGCATCTGCGTCGCCGCGCGGCTCACGCGGCTCGGCCAGAAGGGCATCGCCATCCTCGAGCCCTCCGAGCGCCACTACTACCAGCCCCTCTGGACCCTCGTGGGCGCGGGCGAGGCACGCGTCGAGGACACCGTCCGCGACGAGGCCAGCCTCATCCCCCGGGGCGTCAAGTGGCTCAAGGACGCGGCCATGGAGGTCGACCCCGTCCGCCAGGAGGTGCGCACCCGCGGCGGCCTGCGCGTGGGCTACGACTTCCTCGTCGTCGCCCCCGGCATCCAACTGGACTGGGACAAGGTCGCCGGCCTCCGCGATGCCCTGGAGACCGAACACGTCAGCAGCAACTACGACGTGAAGCTCGCCCCCAAGACGTGGCGCATGCTCCAGTCCTTCAAGGGCGGCACCGCCCTCTTCACCCACCCCTCCACCCCCGTGAAGTGCGCCGGCGCCCCGCAGAAAATCATGTACCTGGCGGCCGACCACTTCCGCCGCACCGGGATTCTCGAGCGCTCGGAGGTCATCTTCGGCTCGGGCGCCAAGGCCATCTTCGGCGTGCAGCCCTTCGCCCGCGTCCTCGAGGACGTCGTGAAGCGCTACGGCATCCACACCCGCTTCAGCCACAACCTGGTCGCCGTGGACGGCGCCCGGCGCGAGGCCGTCTTCGAGACCACCCAGGACGGACGCACCACCCGCATCACCCAGCGCTACGACATCCTCCACGTCACCCCGCCCCAGAGCGCCCCCGACTTCATCAAGAACAGCCCCCTCACCTCCCGTGAGGGCACCTGCGTGGGCTGGGTCCGCGCCGACAAACACACGCTCCAACACCCCAGCTACCCCAACGTCTTCGCGCTCGGCGACGCCTCCGACCTTCCCACCAGCCGCACCGGCGCCGCCATCCGCAAGCAGGCCCCTGTCCTCGTGCAGAATCTGCGCGCCGTCATGGACGGCCGCGCACCCACCGCGCGGTATGACGGCTACGCCTCCTGCCCGCTCACCACCGCCTACGGAAAGCTGCTGCTCGCCGAGTTCGACTACGACGGCAAGCCCACCCCCAGCTTCCCCTTCATCGACACGCTCCAGGAGCGGCGGGACATGTGGGTGATGAAGAAACACGGCCTGCCCCAGCTCTACTGGAAGTGGATGATGCGCGGACGCGGTTGA
- a CDS encoding sigma-54 interaction domain-containing protein, giving the protein MPASRLPPSSPLALTALDSLAGAVLLVDANRRVASLTQALESLLGAPLKEGTPLADVLAPQGDLDALLSHGRETSARLRSIPVRVRAMPLTRAGRVQGWALSFHREQAPRDTEGEELFHGLWTQDPELRRVFRIVEKVARTESSVLVRGESGTGKEHIAHALHVLSPRGKGPFRAINCAALPPNLLESELFGHVRGAFTGAVRDSPGHFRLAHGGSLFLDEVAELPLDLQAKMLRVLETRTVIPVGGRAPVPVDVRIIAATHRALRREVEAGRFRADLMYRLRVVPIFLPTLRERRGDILPLALRFLEELQQRGTRRVERIAPGARKLLEAHTWPGNVRELRNVMEYAYVIGEGPVLREADLPPEFSEPRGGSSTHHPTSAAELDAEQVHAALAKAGGNRSEAARLLGVSRVTLWRRLRALGEADE; this is encoded by the coding sequence ATGCCCGCGTCCCGCCTGCCGCCTTCATCACCCCTGGCCCTCACCGCGCTCGACTCACTGGCGGGGGCCGTGCTCCTGGTGGACGCGAACCGGCGGGTGGCCTCGCTCACACAAGCCCTGGAGTCCCTGCTCGGCGCCCCGCTCAAGGAGGGCACGCCCCTCGCGGACGTCCTCGCGCCGCAAGGAGACCTCGACGCCCTGCTCTCCCACGGACGCGAGACGTCCGCGCGTCTGCGCTCCATCCCGGTCCGCGTGCGCGCGATGCCCCTCACCCGGGCGGGCCGCGTCCAGGGCTGGGCACTCTCCTTCCACCGGGAACAGGCACCGCGAGACACCGAGGGAGAAGAGCTGTTCCATGGCCTGTGGACACAAGACCCGGAGCTGCGCCGCGTCTTCCGCATCGTCGAGAAGGTCGCGCGCACCGAGTCCAGCGTGCTGGTGCGCGGCGAGTCCGGAACGGGCAAGGAGCACATCGCCCACGCGCTGCACGTGCTGTCCCCTCGCGGCAAGGGGCCCTTTCGCGCCATCAACTGCGCCGCCCTGCCCCCCAACCTGCTGGAGAGCGAGCTGTTTGGCCACGTGCGCGGCGCCTTCACCGGCGCGGTGCGGGACAGCCCCGGCCACTTCCGCCTCGCCCATGGGGGCTCGCTCTTCCTCGACGAAGTCGCGGAGCTCCCCCTCGACCTCCAGGCCAAGATGCTGCGCGTGCTGGAGACACGCACCGTCATCCCCGTGGGAGGCCGCGCGCCCGTGCCCGTGGACGTGCGCATCATCGCCGCCACCCACCGGGCCCTGCGGCGCGAGGTCGAAGCCGGCCGCTTCCGCGCGGACCTCATGTACCGGCTGCGCGTGGTGCCCATCTTCCTGCCCACGCTGCGCGAGCGCCGGGGCGACATCCTCCCCCTCGCGCTGCGCTTCCTGGAGGAGCTGCAACAGCGAGGCACCCGACGCGTGGAGCGCATCGCCCCGGGCGCGCGCAAGCTCCTGGAGGCCCACACCTGGCCGGGCAACGTGCGCGAGCTGCGCAACGTCATGGAATACGCCTACGTCATCGGCGAAGGCCCCGTGCTGCGCGAGGCGGACCTCCCCCCGGAGTTCTCCGAGCCCCGGGGAGGCTCCAGCACGCACCACCCCACGAGCGCCGCGGAGCTGGACGCGGAGCAGGTGCACGCCGCGCTCGCCAAGGCGGGAGGCAACCGCTCCGAGGCCGCGCGGCTCCTGGGCGTCAGCCGCGTGACGCTGTGGCGCCGCCTGCGCGCCCTGGGCGAAGCGGACGAGTGA
- a CDS encoding formate--tetrahydrofolate ligase produces the protein MTLRPIADVGAELGLSPDDIHPWGTHRAKVSLGALDKQGPRQGRLVLVSAINPTPPGEGKTTMSVALAMGLRKRGRKAVAALREPSLGPVFGVKGGGTGGGQASLEPAADINLHFTGDLHAITSANNLLAALVDNAVYYGQPVAIDSTRVRWRRALDMNDRFLRNVIVGLGGKAHGVPREGAFDITAASEVMAILALSENLKDLEARLGRVVVGFSPDGKPVRARDVDAAAAMVALLKDALMPNLVQTREGGPALVHAGPFGNIAHGCSSVVGTRMGLAYADEVVTEAGFGFDLGAEKFLDIKCRNTGLWPRGVVLVVTLRALKYNGGAPLARVADPDMNALTRGFDHLEKHLESVRAFGLPAVLCVNRFPQDTEAELDALRAFGKERGVETAVCEGFTRGGEGSLELADRVLAMLDATDAAPPTPRFLYDVKQSPEEKVRAIARTVYGADDVAFTASARKDLDTVRELGGAELPVCMAKTHLSLSDDPTKQGRPRGFTLTVREVRLSAGAGFMVALTGDILTMPGLPKEPAARRITVHEDGRITGLMQGE, from the coding sequence ATGACGCTGAGACCCATCGCAGACGTAGGCGCCGAGCTGGGCCTGTCCCCCGACGACATCCACCCGTGGGGAACCCACCGCGCCAAGGTGTCCCTGGGTGCCCTCGACAAACAGGGCCCACGGCAAGGCCGTCTCGTGCTCGTCTCCGCCATCAACCCCACGCCGCCGGGCGAGGGGAAGACCACCATGTCCGTGGCGCTGGCCATGGGCCTGCGCAAGCGCGGGCGCAAGGCCGTGGCCGCGCTGCGAGAGCCCTCGCTCGGGCCCGTGTTCGGCGTGAAGGGCGGAGGCACCGGTGGAGGCCAGGCCAGCCTGGAGCCCGCGGCGGACATCAACCTGCACTTCACCGGCGACCTGCACGCCATCACCAGCGCCAACAACCTGCTGGCCGCGCTCGTCGACAACGCCGTGTATTACGGCCAGCCCGTCGCCATCGACTCCACGCGCGTGCGCTGGCGGCGCGCCCTGGACATGAACGACCGGTTCCTGCGCAACGTCATCGTCGGCCTCGGCGGCAAGGCGCACGGCGTCCCGCGCGAGGGCGCGTTCGACATCACCGCCGCCAGCGAGGTGATGGCCATCCTCGCCTTGTCGGAGAACCTCAAGGACCTGGAGGCCCGGCTCGGCCGCGTCGTCGTGGGCTTCTCCCCCGACGGCAAGCCCGTGCGCGCGCGCGACGTGGACGCGGCGGCGGCCATGGTCGCCCTGCTCAAGGACGCGCTGATGCCCAACCTCGTGCAGACCCGCGAGGGCGGCCCCGCGCTCGTGCACGCGGGCCCCTTCGGCAACATCGCGCACGGGTGCAGCTCCGTGGTGGGCACGCGGATGGGATTGGCCTACGCGGACGAAGTCGTCACGGAAGCGGGCTTCGGCTTCGACCTGGGCGCGGAGAAGTTCCTCGACATCAAGTGCCGGAACACCGGCCTGTGGCCCCGAGGCGTCGTGCTCGTGGTGACGCTGCGCGCGCTCAAGTACAACGGAGGCGCGCCCCTCGCCCGCGTGGCGGACCCGGACATGAACGCGCTCACGCGAGGCTTCGACCACCTGGAGAAGCACCTGGAGTCGGTGCGCGCCTTCGGCCTGCCCGCCGTGTTGTGCGTCAACCGCTTCCCGCAGGACACCGAGGCGGAGCTCGACGCCCTGCGCGCCTTCGGGAAGGAGCGCGGCGTGGAGACCGCCGTTTGCGAGGGCTTCACCCGGGGCGGGGAAGGCTCGCTGGAGCTGGCCGACCGGGTGCTCGCCATGCTCGACGCGACGGACGCGGCGCCGCCCACGCCCCGCTTCCTCTACGACGTGAAGCAGTCCCCCGAGGAGAAGGTACGCGCCATTGCCCGCACCGTGTACGGCGCGGACGACGTGGCCTTCACCGCCTCCGCGCGCAAGGACCTGGACACCGTGCGCGAGCTGGGAGGAGCGGAGCTGCCCGTGTGCATGGCGAAGACGCACCTCTCGCTCTCCGATGACCCGACGAAGCAGGGCCGGCCGCGCGGCTTCACGCTCACCGTGCGCGAGGTGCGCCTGTCCGCGGGCGCGGGCTTCATGGTGGCGCTCACCGGAGACATCCTCACCATGCCGGGCCTGCCCAAGGAGCCCGCGGCCCGCCGCATCACCGTCCACGAGGACGGCCGCATCACCGGATTGATGCAGGGCGAATAG
- a CDS encoding MBL fold metallo-hydrolase has protein sequence MLFRQLFDAESSTYTYLLADTATREAVLIDPVLEQVERDVRLVHELGLKLKVVLETHVHADHVTGAGLLRERTGAQVFASARGAPCVDRQLSQGDVVRVGALEIQVLETPGHTDDSLSFLCDGRLFSGDALLVRGTGRTDFQNGDPGQLYDSITREVFTLPEATEVYPAHDYAGFTMTSVGEEKHHNPRLAGKSREDFVAFMKARKSPPPRKLDMAVPANRACGLSSEPSSPQHA, from the coding sequence ATGCTCTTCCGGCAGCTCTTCGATGCGGAGTCCTCGACGTACACGTACCTGCTGGCGGACACGGCCACTCGAGAGGCCGTGCTCATCGACCCCGTGCTGGAGCAGGTGGAGCGCGACGTGCGCCTGGTCCACGAGCTGGGGTTGAAGCTCAAGGTCGTGTTGGAGACACACGTCCACGCCGACCATGTCACCGGAGCGGGCCTCCTGCGCGAGCGCACGGGTGCCCAGGTGTTCGCCTCGGCGCGAGGCGCGCCCTGTGTCGACCGGCAGCTCTCCCAGGGCGACGTCGTCCGGGTGGGCGCCCTCGAGATACAGGTGCTGGAGACCCCGGGCCACACCGACGACAGCCTGAGCTTCCTCTGCGACGGCCGGCTCTTCTCGGGCGATGCGCTGCTCGTCCGGGGCACGGGCCGCACCGACTTCCAGAACGGCGACCCGGGGCAGCTCTACGACTCCATCACCCGCGAAGTCTTCACCCTCCCCGAGGCGACGGAGGTGTATCCCGCCCATGACTACGCGGGCTTCACCATGACGTCCGTGGGCGAGGAGAAGCACCACAACCCCCGGCTCGCGGGCAAGTCGCGCGAGGACTTCGTCGCCTTCATGAAGGCCCGGAAGAGTCCTCCGCCGCGCAAGCTGGACATGGCCGTCCCCGCCAACCGCGCGTGTGGACTCTCCTCGGAGCCCTCGTCCCCACAGCACGCCTGA
- a CDS encoding lipid-binding SYLF domain-containing protein yields the protein MKPEQEKVLHEEVVATLDRLQQKNPELKEALQQARGYAVFPSLGRASLVLGGSYGHGEVFEKGKPIGFATLTQMTVGVQVGGQTMSELIFFNDRDTLERFKGGKMAFAANASAVIMKAAASGTINYAKCTAHAYSRGGMLLEASLGGQKFTFIPPSSGGNGNGSRRGAAQAHDESAHGEQHRELPRRPMALATGLSTAAVLVTRLLKARAQRRGLSPG from the coding sequence ATGAAGCCGGAGCAGGAAAAGGTTCTGCACGAAGAGGTCGTCGCGACGCTGGACAGACTCCAACAAAAGAATCCGGAGCTGAAGGAGGCGCTCCAGCAGGCGCGGGGGTACGCCGTCTTCCCCTCCCTCGGCCGGGCGTCGCTGGTGCTGGGCGGCTCGTACGGCCACGGCGAGGTCTTCGAGAAGGGCAAGCCCATTGGCTTCGCGACCCTCACCCAGATGACCGTCGGGGTTCAGGTCGGAGGACAGACGATGAGCGAGCTCATCTTCTTCAACGACCGGGACACGCTCGAGCGCTTCAAGGGCGGGAAGATGGCCTTCGCCGCCAACGCCTCCGCGGTCATCATGAAGGCCGCCGCGTCGGGAACCATCAACTACGCGAAGTGCACCGCGCACGCCTACTCCCGTGGAGGGATGCTGCTCGAGGCCTCGCTGGGCGGTCAGAAGTTCACGTTCATTCCGCCCTCCTCCGGCGGCAACGGCAACGGCTCGCGACGCGGCGCCGCACAAGCCCATGACGAGAGCGCCCACGGCGAGCAGCACCGCGAGCTCCCCCGGCGGCCCATGGCCCTGGCGACGGGGCTCTCGACCGCGGCGGTGCTGGTGACGCGGCTGCTGAAGGCACGCGCCCAGCGCCGCGGACTGAGTCCTGGATGA
- a CDS encoding sulfite exporter TauE/SafE family protein, with product MMLSVGLAGALLVGVLLGLLGGGGSILTVPLLVYVLGVEPRTAIAMSLVVVGVTSTNGAWLHARAGRVRWRTAFVFGAGGMVGAFLGGKLNPLLSPTALMVFFAGVMVAASVAMLLRSDAPAASTADTSSAAVAPVSPSRIGRVLLQGVGVGVLSGLVGAGGGFLIVPALAMVGLPTPVATATSLVVIALQCAAGLVGHLGHLDLPWMLTAQVIAVALVGSLVGGKLAGRVAPGLLRRGFAVFVLATATFLLLAQLPAGAKARMGEVVSNAGAWPWVAVATLVGLPVVLWRLLASRQRAMKEG from the coding sequence ATGATGTTGTCCGTGGGGCTCGCGGGCGCGCTGCTCGTGGGCGTGTTGTTGGGGTTGTTGGGTGGCGGGGGCTCCATCCTCACGGTGCCGCTGCTCGTGTACGTGCTGGGCGTGGAGCCTCGCACGGCCATCGCCATGTCGCTGGTGGTGGTGGGTGTCACCAGCACCAACGGCGCGTGGCTGCATGCACGCGCGGGCCGGGTGAGGTGGCGCACCGCCTTCGTGTTCGGCGCGGGGGGAATGGTGGGCGCGTTCCTCGGCGGGAAGCTCAACCCGCTCCTGTCTCCCACCGCGTTGATGGTGTTCTTCGCGGGCGTCATGGTGGCCGCGTCGGTCGCCATGCTGTTGCGCTCGGATGCACCGGCGGCCTCCACCGCCGACACGTCGAGCGCGGCGGTGGCCCCGGTGTCCCCAAGCCGCATCGGCCGGGTGCTGCTGCAAGGCGTGGGGGTGGGCGTCCTGTCGGGGCTCGTCGGAGCGGGAGGAGGATTCCTCATCGTCCCCGCGCTCGCGATGGTGGGCCTGCCCACGCCCGTGGCCACGGCGACCTCGCTGGTGGTCATCGCGCTCCAGTGCGCGGCGGGCCTCGTGGGACACCTGGGCCATCTGGACCTGCCGTGGATGCTCACGGCGCAGGTCATCGCGGTGGCGCTGGTGGGGAGCCTCGTGGGCGGCAAGCTCGCGGGACGCGTCGCACCGGGGTTGTTGCGCCGGGGCTTCGCCGTCTTCGTGCTCGCCACCGCGACGTTCCTGCTGCTCGCGCAGCTCCCCGCCGGAGCGAAGGCGCGCATGGGTGAGGTGGTCTCCAACGCCGGGGCATGGCCCTGGGTGGCGGTGGCCACGCTGGTCGGACTTCCGGTCGTGTTGTGGCGGCTCCTCGCGAGCCGTCAGCGCGCCATGAAGGAGGGCTGA
- a CDS encoding methyl-accepting chemotaxis protein — MRLKLKQKVMLSPAVAAVFLTVLFAVVLADGPSWVVGVLALSCLGLMVALAVWLHREVAEPMGRLAEVARRIAQDGDLTQPIDAAGQDEVGELGRSLQVMVDRLREVPSTLRSVVTELSSAASRLTQASQDQVNFLTNQSRSLTEASTTIAEIAQTSSMAASRAEMVLKVAAQADAFSSSGQQSIEQSAEGMQQIRERVSALVGSIAHLSEQAVHAGEIISSVKDLADQSNVLALNAAIEAARAGEGGRGFAVVAREMRALSGQSLQSTQRIGKILLEINQAIRQTTSIAEDDSEKMEQNIEQVLSSASSLKEITTVVQESSQAARQIVASVTQQNAGIAQMTDVMTHLSSMMADVVTSTMTAEEAVSQINATLGRLQSLSTAFRV, encoded by the coding sequence GTGCGTTTGAAGCTGAAGCAGAAAGTCATGCTGTCGCCGGCGGTCGCGGCGGTGTTCCTGACGGTGCTCTTCGCGGTGGTGCTGGCGGACGGGCCTTCCTGGGTGGTGGGGGTGTTGGCGCTGTCGTGCCTGGGGTTGATGGTGGCCCTGGCGGTGTGGCTGCACCGCGAGGTGGCCGAGCCCATGGGTCGGCTGGCGGAGGTGGCCCGGCGAATCGCGCAGGACGGGGACCTGACCCAGCCCATCGACGCGGCGGGACAGGATGAAGTGGGCGAGCTGGGGCGCAGCCTCCAGGTGATGGTGGACCGGCTGCGCGAGGTGCCCTCGACGTTGCGGTCGGTGGTGACGGAGCTGTCCTCGGCGGCCTCGCGACTGACGCAGGCGAGCCAGGACCAGGTGAACTTCCTCACCAACCAGTCGCGCAGCCTCACGGAGGCGAGCACCACCATCGCCGAAATCGCGCAGACCTCCAGCATGGCGGCCAGCCGCGCGGAGATGGTGTTGAAGGTGGCGGCGCAGGCGGATGCGTTCAGTTCGTCCGGCCAGCAATCCATCGAGCAGAGCGCGGAGGGCATGCAGCAGATTCGCGAGCGCGTGAGCGCGCTGGTGGGCAGCATCGCGCACCTGAGCGAGCAGGCGGTGCACGCCGGCGAAATCATCAGCAGCGTGAAGGATTTGGCGGACCAGTCCAACGTGCTGGCGCTCAACGCGGCCATCGAAGCGGCGCGCGCGGGTGAAGGCGGCCGGGGCTTCGCAGTGGTGGCGCGGGAGATGCGGGCGCTCAGCGGCCAGTCGCTCCAGAGCACCCAGCGCATCGGGAAGATTCTGCTCGAAATCAACCAGGCCATCCGCCAGACCACCTCCATCGCGGAGGACGACAGCGAGAAGATGGAGCAGAACATCGAGCAGGTGTTGTCCTCGGCCAGCTCGCTGAAGGAAATCACCACGGTGGTGCAGGAGAGCAGTCAGGCGGCGCGGCAGATTGTCGCCTCCGTCACCCAGCAGAACGCGGGCATCGCGCAGATGACGGACGTGATGACCCACCTCTCCTCGATGATGGCGGACGTGGTGACGTCCACCATGACGGCCGAGGAGGCCGTGTCTCAAATCAACGCCACGCTGGGCCGCCTCCAGTCGCTGTCCACGGCGTTCCGCGTGTAG
- a CDS encoding rhodanese-like domain-containing protein, translating to MSPLYDNGLPQPGGYRDVDVRQLAAEGPPGPHLVDVREPVELDGILGRLVGIRPAPLATVREAAALWPRDAEVVLICRSGSRSARAAKQLVELGFTRVMNLRGGMLAWNEAVLPVVRLTREALPTLSQVRDTLRSRLHGLRIPAVEALPIAPSRAELGALLDTLRDSPPQGLEDTAGFERTLREVRDLLAVASEGGTAR from the coding sequence TTGAGTCCCTTGTACGACAACGGCCTTCCCCAGCCCGGCGGCTATCGCGACGTGGACGTGCGACAGCTCGCGGCGGAGGGGCCTCCCGGTCCACATCTGGTGGACGTGCGCGAACCCGTGGAGCTGGATGGAATCCTGGGCCGCCTCGTGGGGATACGCCCGGCGCCTCTCGCCACGGTGCGGGAGGCCGCGGCGCTGTGGCCTCGGGACGCGGAGGTCGTCCTCATCTGCCGCTCGGGCTCGAGGTCCGCGCGCGCGGCGAAGCAGTTGGTGGAGCTGGGCTTCACCCGCGTGATGAACCTGCGCGGGGGGATGCTCGCGTGGAACGAGGCGGTGTTGCCCGTGGTGCGGCTGACCCGCGAGGCGCTCCCCACCCTCTCCCAGGTGCGCGACACGCTGCGCTCCCGGCTCCACGGACTCCGGATTCCCGCCGTGGAGGCGTTGCCCATCGCGCCGTCGCGCGCGGAGCTCGGCGCCCTGCTGGACACGCTGCGGGACTCGCCGCCCCAGGGACTCGAGGACACGGCGGGCTTCGAGCGGACGCTGCGCGAGGTGCGAGACCTGCTCGCCGTCGCGAGCGAGGGAGGCACCGCGAGATGA